One region of Oxalobacteraceae sp. CFBP 8761 genomic DNA includes:
- a CDS encoding cache domain-containing protein, whose product MRLKQKVIMLAVAPLVVALCAITLYVRQQAVTLAQQQRDTIGSAYLASKEAELRHYVELATRSIAHLTQSGRSDPATQAEAIRILSSLSYGSDGYFFVYDTRGKNLAHPRQPELVGTDMWDWRDSTGSLTIQRLIGLAQGGGGFLRYTWAKPSSKTAAPKLGYVVPVAHWGWVMGTGIYLDDVEAALELVEAQQSRNSDQTLLWMAVLATLATIGVAGGGLALNISEGRLADAKLRALAQRVVESQEEERARLSRDLHDGISQALVSVKLQLEAGIIRLDGDAGKREQARAGLERTVDQVNTVLGEVRRISHDLRPTLLDDMGLAPALEYLAREFGEDAGTPVRFRATGAVDALPDMVGTVLFRIAQEALTNVERHAQASTIELSLERVANRVSLSIADDGVGFDTDDVAVHPKRGIGLRNMMERMEAIGGRLSVDSTSSGTSVVASIDLKE is encoded by the coding sequence ATGCGGCTCAAGCAAAAAGTCATCATGCTGGCGGTCGCGCCGCTGGTCGTGGCCCTGTGCGCAATTACCCTCTACGTGCGCCAGCAGGCTGTCACTCTGGCGCAACAGCAGCGCGACACGATCGGCAGCGCCTACCTGGCCAGCAAGGAAGCCGAACTGCGCCACTACGTCGAGCTTGCCACGCGCTCGATCGCGCACCTGACCCAGAGCGGGCGCAGCGACCCGGCCACGCAGGCCGAGGCGATCCGCATCCTGTCGTCGCTGAGCTACGGCAGCGACGGTTACTTTTTCGTGTATGACACGCGCGGCAAAAATCTGGCCCATCCCCGCCAGCCGGAATTGGTCGGCACCGACATGTGGGACTGGCGCGATTCGACCGGTTCGCTGACGATCCAGCGCCTGATCGGGCTGGCACAGGGAGGTGGTGGCTTCCTGCGTTATACATGGGCCAAGCCGTCGAGCAAGACGGCGGCGCCCAAGCTGGGCTACGTGGTCCCGGTCGCGCACTGGGGCTGGGTCATGGGCACCGGCATCTATCTCGACGATGTCGAGGCGGCGCTCGAGCTGGTCGAGGCCCAGCAGTCGCGCAACAGCGACCAGACGCTACTGTGGATGGCGGTCCTGGCCACGCTGGCCACGATCGGCGTGGCCGGTGGCGGGCTGGCGCTGAACATCAGCGAAGGGCGCCTGGCCGACGCCAAGCTGCGCGCGCTGGCCCAGCGCGTGGTGGAATCGCAGGAAGAAGAGCGGGCGCGCCTGTCGCGCGACCTGCACGACGGGATCAGCCAGGCCCTGGTGTCGGTCAAGCTGCAGCTGGAGGCGGGCATCATCCGCCTCGACGGCGATGCGGGCAAGCGCGAGCAGGCGCGCGCGGGCCTGGAGCGCACTGTCGACCAGGTCAACACGGTGCTGGGCGAAGTGCGCCGCATCTCGCACGACCTGCGTCCGACGCTGCTCGACGACATGGGCCTGGCGCCCGCGCTGGAATACCTGGCGCGCGAATTCGGGGAGGACGCGGGCACGCCGGTGCGTTTCCGCGCGACCGGCGCCGTGGATGCGCTGCCCGACATGGTCGGTACGGTGCTGTTTCGCATCGCGCAAGAGGCGCTGACCAATGTCGAACGCCACGCCCAGGCGAGCACCATCGAGCTCTCGCTCGAACGCGTGGCCAACCGCGTCAGCCTGTCGATTGCCGACGATGGCGTGGGCTTCGACACCGATGACGTGGCCGTGCACCCGAAGCGGGGCATCGGCTTGAGGAATATGATGGAACGGATGGAAGCGATCGGCGGACGCCTGTCGGTCGATTCGACGTCCAGCGGCACCAGCGTGGTGGCCAGCATCGACTTGAAGGAGTAG
- a CDS encoding response regulator transcription factor gives MNGETKEVKILLVDDHPLVRDGLRARLESAPHLNVVAEAGSSAEALERAGEYHPDLVLMDVNMRGGSGIEATFQLTARFPGIAVLMLSMHDKPEYVSQAMGAGARGYVLKDAPGKDIVLAIDTVMGGGIYYSAALARQLANPAAPSDQLTAREHEVLGHIAAGQSNKQIARDLDLSVRTVETHRLNIKRKLGIEGQAELIRFAVQRAGGN, from the coding sequence GTGAACGGTGAAACGAAAGAAGTGAAGATTCTGCTGGTGGACGACCACCCTTTGGTGCGCGACGGCCTGCGCGCGCGGCTCGAGTCAGCGCCGCACCTGAACGTCGTGGCCGAAGCCGGTTCGAGCGCCGAGGCGCTCGAACGCGCTGGCGAATACCATCCCGATTTGGTACTGATGGACGTGAACATGCGCGGCGGTAGTGGTATCGAAGCCACGTTTCAGCTCACCGCGCGATTTCCCGGTATCGCAGTCCTGATGTTGTCAATGCACGACAAACCGGAGTACGTCAGCCAGGCGATGGGCGCCGGTGCCCGGGGTTACGTGCTCAAGGATGCGCCGGGCAAGGACATCGTGCTGGCCATCGACACCGTCATGGGCGGCGGCATTTATTACAGCGCCGCACTGGCGCGCCAGCTGGCCAATCCGGCCGCTCCGAGCGACCAGCTCACGGCGCGCGAGCACGAAGTACTGGGGCATATCGCCGCCGGCCAGTCGAACAAGCAGATCGCGCGCGACCTCGACCTGTCGGTACGCACTGTCGAAACGCACCGTTTGAATATCAAGCGCAAGCTGGGTATCGAAGGCCAGGCAGAGCTGATCCGCTTTGCGGTGCAGCGCGCCGGCGGTAACTGA
- a CDS encoding HDOD domain-containing protein → MAEQETYPLVAIEPVANAQNEWVALSLRLAPGADLAQRLHTVFGTPDLLAAVAPLDCLLTLDDPAPLTPPVLALVPANRVGFVINANALATDGVARKLVELHACGYRIWLDGDIPDGVTAPPALRSVARNCRVAPLPPGRLVALFAPHIAYGVDSARRFFGCEIAGFDWFIGDYAYDPDIAPSPDDDGSSRRRILTLLGLLARDADSCELEEQVKQDPALAYNLLKLVNSAAFTIATQVTSFAQAITVLGRRQLQRWLQLLLYARQQPDGLPNLLLPLAARRGAQLEALARLQGDDRDAQDLAFMTGVFSLLDRLLHMPMPEIAAELYLPDEVAGALVNRSGQLGAWLELVDANPTEAVLHAAGVSLEHWWSSQLHAYHWAIEVGRNV, encoded by the coding sequence ATGGCAGAGCAGGAAACATATCCGCTGGTGGCAATCGAGCCGGTCGCGAATGCGCAAAATGAATGGGTCGCGCTCAGCCTGCGCCTGGCGCCGGGCGCCGACCTGGCGCAGCGCCTGCACACCGTGTTCGGCACGCCCGACCTGTTGGCCGCGGTCGCGCCGCTCGACTGCCTGCTGACGCTGGACGACCCTGCCCCATTGACCCCGCCGGTGCTGGCGCTGGTGCCTGCCAATCGCGTCGGATTCGTGATCAACGCAAACGCACTGGCCACCGACGGCGTGGCGCGCAAGCTTGTCGAACTGCATGCCTGCGGTTACCGCATCTGGCTGGACGGCGACATTCCTGACGGCGTCACTGCGCCGCCCGCACTGCGCTCGGTCGCGCGCAACTGCCGCGTCGCCCCATTGCCGCCAGGGCGCCTGGTGGCGCTGTTCGCCCCGCACATCGCCTACGGCGTCGACAGCGCGCGGCGCTTCTTCGGTTGCGAGATCGCCGGCTTCGACTGGTTCATCGGCGACTATGCGTACGACCCCGACATCGCGCCGTCGCCCGACGACGACGGCAGTTCGCGCCGCCGCATCCTCACGCTGCTCGGTCTGCTGGCGCGCGACGCCGATTCATGCGAGCTCGAAGAACAAGTCAAGCAGGATCCGGCGCTGGCCTACAACCTGCTCAAACTGGTCAATTCGGCCGCATTCACCATCGCCACGCAAGTGACCAGTTTTGCCCAGGCGATCACGGTGCTGGGCCGGCGCCAGTTGCAGCGCTGGCTGCAACTGCTGCTGTACGCGCGCCAGCAACCGGACGGCCTGCCCAATCTGCTGCTGCCGCTGGCCGCGCGCCGCGGCGCCCAGCTCGAAGCGCTCGCGCGCCTGCAGGGCGATGACCGCGATGCGCAGGACCTGGCCTTCATGACCGGCGTGTTCTCGTTGCTCGACCGGCTGCTGCACATGCCGATGCCCGAGATCGCGGCCGAACTGTATTTGCCCGACGAAGTCGCCGGCGCGCTCGTGAACCGCAGCGGCCAGCTGGGCGCGTGGCTCGAACTGGTCGACGCCAATCCCACCGAGGCGGTGCTGCACGCGGCCGGCGTGAGCCTGGAGCACTGGTGGAGCAGCCAGCTGCACGCCTACCACTGGGCAATCGAGGTAGGCCGCAATGTCTGA
- a CDS encoding EAL domain-containing protein, with product MSDVRELAPTAFVQGTSAVGDAVLRLRGDTLAQELGRLARALTGSAQGRFVPGPGLVDPGPPGGRVLRHVVAVGLEQFGWYEVSGFDDHAEASAHALAALAQLTASLMQMHSLAQRSTHAYAQMEAQLAHQSQILDQIHESVLTMDQMGYITSWNRGAERLFGYTSLEAVGRNILFLYADEDLGDEEGGALPDLFAEHGGRMMEVKRRKKSGDIFWASLSLSPLRDLAGRPSGLIAYLTDITERKQAEEQLHHLAYYDELTGLPNRTLFARLVDQALMVAQRNETAGCILFIDLNRFKRINDTLGRRIGDELLKQVGQRFKATLRDEDLVARLSGDEYAVGLADVRQHFEATTVAQKLQAALDAPFMIAGHDLRVGASIGISVYPQDGNDAETLLALADIAMERAKGDDANPDRSVAFYSQDMNKGMQERMRIESGLRHALGNGELVLYYQPKFEIASGRMVGAEALVRWMHPERGIVPPGEFIPLAETTGLIVQVGEWVLEEACAQASIWQRSGIAPFRVAVNVSAREFTPSLPERVATTLQRYQLDPSWLELEITESTLMHDVDRVTAIMDQITALGVSLSLDDFGTGFSSLSYLKRFPIHTLKIDRSFTMGIPADGSDCAIAGTIISMARQLCLRVIAEGVETLDQLAFLRGAGCDEVQGYLYAAPLPAYAFEKALRENWALVG from the coding sequence ATGTCTGACGTGCGCGAACTGGCCCCGACCGCCTTCGTCCAGGGCACGAGCGCCGTCGGCGACGCCGTCCTGCGCCTGCGCGGCGATACGTTGGCCCAGGAGCTGGGCCGCCTGGCGCGCGCCCTGACGGGCAGCGCGCAGGGGCGCTTCGTCCCCGGCCCTGGCCTCGTCGATCCCGGTCCGCCGGGCGGGCGCGTGCTGCGCCACGTGGTGGCCGTGGGCCTTGAACAATTCGGCTGGTATGAAGTGAGCGGGTTTGACGACCATGCCGAGGCCAGCGCCCACGCGCTCGCGGCGCTCGCACAGCTGACCGCGAGCCTGATGCAGATGCATTCGCTGGCGCAGCGCTCGACCCACGCCTACGCCCAGATGGAAGCGCAACTGGCGCACCAGTCGCAGATCCTCGACCAGATCCACGAGTCGGTGCTGACGATGGACCAGATGGGCTACATCACCAGCTGGAACCGGGGCGCCGAACGCCTGTTCGGCTACACATCGCTCGAAGCAGTGGGCCGCAACATCCTGTTCTTGTACGCCGACGAAGACCTGGGCGACGAGGAGGGCGGTGCGCTGCCCGACCTGTTCGCGGAGCACGGCGGGCGCATGATGGAGGTGAAGCGGCGCAAGAAGTCAGGCGACATCTTCTGGGCCAGCCTGTCGCTGTCCCCCCTGCGCGACCTTGCCGGCCGCCCGAGCGGCCTGATCGCCTACCTGACCGACATCACCGAGCGCAAGCAGGCCGAAGAGCAGCTGCACCACCTGGCCTACTACGACGAGCTGACCGGCCTGCCGAACCGCACGCTGTTCGCGCGCCTGGTCGACCAGGCCCTGATGGTGGCGCAGCGCAACGAGACGGCCGGCTGCATCCTGTTCATCGACCTGAATCGCTTCAAGCGCATCAACGACACGCTGGGCCGGCGCATCGGCGACGAATTGCTCAAGCAGGTAGGCCAGCGCTTCAAGGCCACGCTGCGCGACGAAGACCTGGTGGCGCGCCTGTCGGGCGACGAATACGCGGTGGGCCTGGCCGACGTGCGCCAGCACTTCGAAGCCACTACCGTGGCGCAAAAACTGCAGGCCGCGCTCGACGCGCCGTTCATGATTGCCGGCCACGACCTGCGCGTGGGCGCCAGCATCGGCATCAGCGTCTACCCGCAGGATGGCAACGACGCCGAAACCCTGCTGGCGCTGGCCGACATCGCGATGGAGCGGGCCAAGGGCGACGACGCCAACCCGGACCGCAGCGTCGCGTTCTACAGCCAGGACATGAACAAGGGCATGCAGGAACGCATGCGCATCGAATCCGGCCTGCGCCATGCGCTGGGCAACGGCGAGCTGGTGCTGTACTACCAGCCGAAATTCGAAATCGCCAGCGGCCGCATGGTGGGCGCGGAAGCGCTGGTGCGCTGGATGCATCCCGAGCGCGGCATCGTGCCGCCTGGCGAATTCATCCCGCTGGCTGAAACGACAGGCCTGATCGTGCAGGTGGGCGAGTGGGTGCTGGAAGAGGCGTGTGCGCAGGCGTCGATCTGGCAGCGCTCGGGCATCGCGCCGTTCCGCGTCGCGGTGAACGTATCGGCCCGCGAATTCACGCCATCGCTGCCAGAGCGCGTGGCCACCACGCTGCAGCGCTATCAGCTCGATCCGTCTTGGCTCGAGCTGGAGATCACCGAGAGCACGCTGATGCACGACGTGGATCGCGTAACGGCCATCATGGACCAGATCACGGCGCTGGGCGTGTCGCTGTCGCTGGATGATTTCGGCACTGGGTTCTCGAGCCTGTCGTATCTGAAGCGATTCCCGATTCATACCCTGAAGATCGACCGCTCGTTCACGATGGGGATACCGGCGGATGGCAGCGACTGCGCGATTGCGGGGACGATCATCAGCATGGCAAGGCAATTGTGTTTGCGCGTGATTGCCGAGGGTGTCGAGACGCTGGATCAGCTGGCGTTTCTGCGCGGGGCGGGGTGTGATGAGGTGCAGGGGTATTTGTATGCGGCGCCATTGCCGGCGTATGCGTTTGAGAAGGCGTTAAGGGAGAATTGGGCGTTGGTGGGGTGA
- a CDS encoding DUF4214 domain-containing protein: MSTNYTVTLAGEGLAGQEQKQALILETARAAGLWLSTYISGTGSISVDLRFDPVIATMSASAIHSAASGQIKAQDGKAYTLYESGVAAEIRTGVDPNSVSPDAVINVGIANLDRYYWFDQTISTGNDIPVDKTDGFRVMLHELLHTVGFNGWLANTGASFTGPVISNFDSLVKFEGDRSFFVGDHARAAYGANVPLTNVHLGDAISFAEGRLTGAESLMSYSAPLNGIRISLDPVVIGILRDLGHTVRDQQAVLSGDGKPGSMVAVQAKSDTYSIDRVLDLTFLSSIGKDTAVLIEDADRIKFTDTTIALDTGADMVGGQAYRIYQATFDRMPDQVGLGFWIAQMDRGMALSTVAENFILADEFLKIYGSAPTHAAIVDKFYENVLNRAGDAGGIAYWNGLLDQGKLTVAEVLASFSESAENFTRLATVIGNGFEYTPYG, from the coding sequence TTGAGCACAAATTACACCGTCACATTGGCAGGCGAAGGCCTGGCCGGACAAGAACAGAAGCAGGCGCTAATTCTCGAGACTGCACGCGCCGCGGGCCTGTGGCTATCGACGTACATCAGCGGCACGGGCTCAATCTCCGTTGACCTGCGCTTCGATCCCGTTATTGCTACGATGAGTGCTAGTGCTATCCACTCTGCAGCGTCCGGCCAGATCAAGGCGCAAGACGGTAAAGCCTATACACTATACGAGTCCGGCGTGGCAGCAGAAATCAGGACAGGTGTCGATCCCAATAGTGTCAGCCCCGATGCAGTCATCAACGTCGGCATTGCCAATCTCGATCGCTACTACTGGTTTGATCAGACGATTAGCACTGGCAACGATATTCCTGTCGATAAGACCGATGGTTTTCGAGTCATGTTGCATGAACTTTTGCACACCGTTGGATTCAATGGCTGGCTGGCTAATACCGGCGCCTCGTTTACGGGACCCGTCATTAGCAATTTCGACAGTTTGGTCAAGTTCGAGGGCGACCGAAGCTTCTTCGTCGGCGATCACGCGCGCGCAGCTTATGGCGCCAATGTCCCGCTGACTAACGTTCACCTTGGCGATGCAATCAGCTTTGCCGAGGGACGGCTGACCGGTGCCGAGAGTCTGATGAGTTATTCGGCCCCGCTCAATGGCATCCGCATTTCACTCGACCCGGTTGTCATCGGCATACTGCGCGACCTGGGCCACACGGTGCGTGACCAACAGGCCGTCCTTTCTGGCGATGGAAAACCTGGCAGTATGGTCGCCGTTCAGGCGAAGTCCGATACCTACAGCATCGACAGAGTGCTAGATTTGACTTTCCTTAGTTCCATCGGCAAGGATACCGCGGTCCTGATCGAGGATGCGGACAGGATCAAGTTCACAGATACCACGATCGCACTCGATACAGGTGCGGACATGGTCGGCGGTCAGGCTTACCGGATCTACCAGGCGACATTCGATCGCATGCCGGATCAGGTTGGACTCGGTTTCTGGATTGCCCAGATGGACCGCGGCATGGCATTGAGCACGGTGGCAGAAAATTTCATCTTGGCCGACGAATTTCTTAAAATATACGGCAGCGCGCCCACGCACGCTGCCATCGTCGACAAGTTCTATGAAAATGTTCTCAACCGCGCCGGTGATGCTGGTGGTATCGCTTACTGGAATGGCTTGCTCGATCAGGGGAAGCTGACGGTCGCCGAAGTACTGGCGAGCTTCAGCGAGAGCGCGGAAAATTTCACGAGGTTGGCTACAGTGATCGGCAATGGCTTCGAATATACGCCTTATGGATAA
- a CDS encoding HAMP domain-containing protein, whose product MKNFSIKYVIAAVIGLLILAVITVGALGYHATQRSVDLLENLALTTANQQIGMSDLKMRMETNRSHILQALQHNPENKHAGLHNHPLTFHSDFIAKNSEEMRKEQQELQASLRFPETRERFAAWMTASDNLGIDIIGNAMRAIQSGQWDDANLMLGKQINPTYNKSTEAFAALQKLMSDRNIRQGKELHQELAVLNTVVIAAIVVAILLSIGAAFYLVRAINTPLMQAVAVARRVADGDLSVQAPVNSTNEFGQLLAALRDMTASLAGIVKDVRSESEVIATASTQIAAGNMDLSSRTEQQASAIEETAASVEELTSTVRQNAENARQANELAASATQIATRGGSVVTEVVGTMGEINASARKIVDIIGVIDGIAFQTNILALNAAVEAARAGEQGRGFAVVASEVRNLAQRSASAAKEIKELIGDSVSKVDAGTRLVDQAGATMEEILQSVRRVAGIMGEISVASAEQSSGIEQIHQAISQMDQVTQQNAALVEEAASAATSLQESAAGLADRVSVFKVAPAAVSAPVQAVTTRRPNAMTFQAQLA is encoded by the coding sequence ATGAAAAATTTCAGTATCAAGTACGTGATCGCCGCCGTCATCGGCTTGCTCATCCTTGCCGTCATCACCGTCGGCGCCCTCGGCTACCACGCCACGCAGCGCTCCGTTGACCTCCTCGAAAACCTTGCACTCACTACAGCCAACCAGCAGATCGGCATGTCCGACCTGAAAATGCGCATGGAAACCAACCGCAGCCACATTCTGCAGGCGCTGCAGCACAACCCTGAAAACAAGCATGCAGGGCTGCATAACCATCCGCTGACGTTCCACAGCGACTTCATCGCCAAGAACAGCGAAGAAATGCGCAAGGAGCAACAGGAGCTGCAGGCGAGTCTGCGCTTCCCCGAAACGCGCGAGCGTTTTGCTGCGTGGATGACGGCCAGCGACAATCTGGGCATCGACATCATCGGCAATGCCATGCGCGCGATTCAATCGGGTCAGTGGGATGACGCCAACCTGATGCTCGGCAAGCAGATCAACCCCACCTACAACAAGTCGACCGAGGCATTCGCTGCATTGCAGAAGCTGATGAGCGATCGCAACATCCGCCAGGGCAAGGAACTGCACCAGGAGCTGGCCGTGCTCAACACCGTCGTGATCGCCGCTATCGTCGTGGCCATCCTGCTGAGCATCGGTGCTGCGTTCTACCTGGTCCGTGCGATCAACACGCCGCTGATGCAAGCCGTGGCCGTGGCACGCCGTGTTGCCGATGGCGACCTGAGTGTCCAGGCGCCGGTCAACTCGACCAATGAATTCGGTCAGCTGCTCGCTGCCTTGCGTGACATGACCGCATCGCTGGCCGGTATCGTCAAGGATGTGCGTAGCGAAAGTGAAGTGATCGCCACGGCATCGACGCAGATCGCCGCCGGCAATATGGACTTGTCGTCGCGTACCGAACAGCAGGCCAGCGCGATTGAAGAGACGGCCGCGTCCGTTGAAGAGCTGACCAGCACGGTGCGCCAGAATGCGGAAAATGCGCGCCAGGCCAATGAGCTGGCGGCATCGGCCACGCAGATCGCGACCCGTGGCGGTTCGGTCGTGACCGAAGTCGTGGGTACCATGGGCGAGATCAATGCGTCGGCCCGCAAGATCGTCGATATCATCGGCGTCATCGATGGCATCGCGTTCCAGACCAACATCCTGGCGCTCAATGCGGCAGTGGAAGCAGCGCGTGCCGGTGAGCAGGGCCGTGGCTTTGCCGTCGTTGCGAGCGAAGTGCGCAATCTGGCGCAGCGCTCGGCCAGTGCCGCCAAGGAAATCAAGGAACTGATCGGCGACTCGGTCAGCAAGGTCGATGCGGGCACGCGCCTGGTCGACCAGGCCGGTGCAACGATGGAAGAAATCCTGCAGAGCGTGCGCCGGGTGGCGGGCATCATGGGTGAGATCAGCGTGGCCAGCGCCGAGCAGAGCTCGGGCATCGAACAGATCCACCAGGCGATCAGCCAGATGGATCAGGTCACGCAGCAGAACGCCGCCCTCGTCGAGGAAGCTGCCAGCGCCGCCACGTCGTTGCAGGAAAGCGCTGCCGGACTGGCCGATCGCGTCAGCGTGTTCAAGGTCGCGCCGGCCGCCGTGTCAGCCCCGGTCCAGGCCGTTACAACGCGCCGTCCGAACGCAATGACGTTCCAGGCGCAATTGGCCTGA
- a CDS encoding carboxylesterase family protein — protein sequence MSHRSLLSLFAVSLVVAAPGATASPDAPVITIDTGKVAGSTDAGVASWKGIPFAAPPLGMLRWRPPVPAKPWPGVRQATAYAADCMQVPFPSDAAPLGTTPSEDCLYLNVWKPADAKDPLPVIVWIYGGGFVNGGASPPTYSGAELAKQGALVVSFNYRIGRFGFFAHPQLTRETGTSGAKGVVGNYGFMDQIAALEWVKRNVAAFGGDPANVTIAGESAGGMSVNTLLTSPMSKGLFAKAVVMSGGDGGTAPTPLADVERIGVQFASGKGIAADDPKALEKLRALSADTIADGLNLANFMQRDKPTYHGPYVDGKLAIDSRAAFAEGRMHKVPVMIGATSADIGGKTGYMVAGARSLAGTLAGHGAPVYAYRFSYVHQANEKPGAGAGHATDIPFFFDTVAIKYGAQATARDLGMGKTMSTYMVNFAKRGDPNEAGLPVWERYARAADAIMDFTANGTAVMGKDAWGADIDAAQTTPAKAGERR from the coding sequence ATGTCGCATCGTTCTCTGCTTTCCTTGTTTGCCGTGTCCCTCGTCGTGGCCGCGCCGGGCGCGACCGCGTCGCCAGACGCACCGGTGATCACCATCGACACTGGCAAGGTGGCAGGCTCGACCGATGCGGGCGTCGCCAGCTGGAAAGGTATCCCGTTCGCTGCCCCGCCGCTGGGCATGCTGCGCTGGCGCCCGCCCGTGCCTGCCAAGCCGTGGCCGGGCGTACGGCAGGCAACCGCCTACGCGGCAGATTGCATGCAAGTGCCCTTTCCCAGCGACGCCGCCCCACTGGGCACGACGCCCAGCGAAGACTGCCTGTACCTGAACGTCTGGAAGCCGGCCGATGCCAAGGACCCACTTCCCGTGATCGTCTGGATCTATGGTGGCGGCTTCGTCAATGGCGGCGCGTCGCCCCCGACCTATTCCGGCGCCGAACTGGCAAAACAGGGCGCGCTCGTCGTCAGCTTCAATTACCGCATTGGGCGCTTCGGCTTCTTTGCCCATCCACAGCTGACGCGCGAGACGGGCACCAGCGGCGCTAAAGGCGTGGTTGGCAACTATGGCTTCATGGACCAGATCGCCGCGCTGGAATGGGTCAAGCGCAATGTGGCGGCGTTCGGCGGCGATCCCGCCAATGTCACGATCGCCGGTGAATCGGCGGGCGGCATGTCGGTCAATACGCTGCTGACCTCGCCGATGAGCAAGGGCTTGTTCGCCAAGGCAGTAGTCATGTCGGGCGGCGATGGTGGGACCGCGCCGACGCCGCTGGCCGACGTCGAACGAATCGGCGTGCAGTTCGCGAGCGGCAAGGGCATCGCGGCGGACGATCCAAAAGCGCTGGAGAAACTGCGGGCGCTGTCGGCGGACACGATCGCCGACGGTTTGAACCTGGCGAACTTCATGCAGCGCGACAAGCCGACGTACCACGGCCCTTATGTCGACGGCAAGCTGGCGATCGATTCACGCGCCGCGTTTGCCGAAGGCCGCATGCACAAGGTGCCGGTGATGATCGGTGCAACCAGCGCGGATATCGGTGGCAAGACCGGGTATATGGTGGCCGGTGCGCGCAGCCTTGCCGGCACGCTGGCCGGGCACGGCGCGCCCGTGTATGCGTACCGTTTTTCGTACGTGCACCAGGCCAACGAGAAGCCGGGTGCCGGCGCCGGGCATGCGACGGATATCCCGTTCTTCTTCGACACGGTGGCCATCAAGTACGGCGCGCAGGCGACGGCCCGTGATCTTGGCATGGGCAAGACGATGAGTACGTATATGGTGAATTTTGCGAAGCGCGGGGATCCGAACGAGGCCGGACTGCCGGTGTGGGAACGCTATGCGCGTGCGGCCGACGCCATCATGGACTTCACCGCCAACGGCACCGCGGTGATGGGCAAGGATGCCTGGGGCGCCGACATCGATGCGGCGCAAACGACGCCCGCCAAGGCTGGCGAGCGTCGCTGA